From the genome of Faecalibacterium prausnitzii:
GCTGGGCTACATCTGGCAGATCCTGCTCAACGGTGTGCTGGCCAATCTCCAGAGGCCGCTGCTGGCGCTGGACGCCAAGGCAGGCTTCGTGGGCCTGATCATCCTGATGTGCTGGCAGCAGATCGGCTATATGATGATCATCTATGTGGCCGGCCTGCAGAGTGTGCCCGGTGACCTGATCGAAGCCGCCAAGATCGACGGCGCTTCCGACCACGAGATCCTGTTCAAGATCAAGCTGCCCATGGTCATGCCCAGCATCACCATCTGCACCTTCCTCACCCTGACCAACAGCTTCAAGCTGTTCGACCAGAACGTCGCCCTGACGGCCGGCGAGCCTGCCAACGCCAGTGAGATGCTGGCCCTGAACATCTACAACACCTTCTATGGCCGCTCCGGCGCGCAGTGGAAGGGCATCGGCCAGGCAAAGGCTGTGATCTTCTTCCTCATCGTGGTCGTCATTTCCATGATCCAGCTCCACTTCACTCGTTCCAAGGAGGTACAGCAGTAATGATCAAACGTAAACATATGTGGGACAATGCGCTCACCGTTATAATGACCCTGCTCTGCCTGCTGTGGGTCTACCCCATCGCCCTGATCTTCATCAACAGTCTGAAGAAGGAAGGCACCTTCACCACCTCCACCGTCTTCGCACTGCCCACCAAGGAGACCTTTGTCGGCCTGGAGAACTACACCTACGGCATCTTCAAGATGAACTTCCTCTCCAGCCTGGGCTACAGCCTGCTGATCACCCTGACCAGTGTGGTGCTCATCCTGCTCTGCTGCTCGATGACGGGCTGGTACCTGACCCGCGTGAACAACAAGCTGAGCAAGTTCATGAACCTGCTCATCGTCTTCTCGATGGTCGTCCCCTTCCAGATGGTCATGTTCACCCTGTCCAAGACGGCCGATACCCTCAAGCTGAACACCCCCTGGAACATCTGCATCATCTACCTCGGCTTCGGTGCCGGTCTGGCCGTGTTCATGTTCACCGGCTTCATGAAGAGTGTCCCCATCGAAATCGAAGAGGCTGCCATGATCGACGGCTGCAACCCCATCCAGATCTTCTTCAAGATCGTCTTCCCCATCCTGAAGCCGACTATGATCTCCACCGCCATTCTGGAAACGATGTGGGTCTGGAACGACTACCTGCTGCCCACTCTGGTGCTGGACATCAAGAAGTACCGCACCATCCCCATGGCCATCCAGTATTTCCGCGGCGGTTATGGCCGCGTGGAGCTGGCCCCCATGATGGCCTGCATCATCATCGCCATCATCCCCATCATCCTGCTCTACATCACCTGCCAGAAATACATCATTGAGGGCGTCGTTGCCGGCGCTGTCAAGGGTTAAGAGGAGGGGGTTCACATGCGCGCAAGCGGTATCCTGATGCCCGTGTTCAGCCTGCCTGGTCCCTTCGGCATCGGCACTCTGGGGGCGGAAGCCTTCGCTTTCGTGGATTTTCTGGCCCGCGCCAGACAGACCTATTGGCAGATCCTGCCCATCGGCCCCACCGGCTACGGCGACAGCCCTTACCAGAGCTTTTCCGCCTTTGCCGGGAATCCCTACTTCATCGACTACCGGGTGCTGGCCGAGGACGGCTGGCTCACCCCCGATGAGGTCCCCGCTCCGGTGCCGGTCGGCACCGTGGATTACGGTGCGCTGTACAACGAGCGGCCCGCAATCCTGAAACGGGCCGCAGACCGGCTTCTGGCCGAGCCCAGCAAAGCCTACACTGATTTCTGCGCCGCGCAGGACTTCTGGCTGGACGATTACGCCCTGTTCATGGCCCTGAAAGCCGAGCAGGGGCAGGCCGGTCTGGCCGACTGGCCCGACGCGCTGCGCACCCGTGAGCCTTCGGCTCTGGCTGCTGCCCGTGTGCGGCTGGCCGATGCGGTGGATTACCACAAGGCCGTGCAGTTCTTCTTCTTCACTCAGTGGAGCGCCCTCAAGACCTACGCCAACCAAAAGGGCATCCAGCTGGTGGGCGACATCCCCATCTACGTCAGCCCGGATTCCAGCGACCTCTGGACCCGGCCGGAGCTTTTCCAGACC
Proteins encoded in this window:
- a CDS encoding carbohydrate ABC transporter permease, encoding MIKRKHMWDNALTVIMTLLCLLWVYPIALIFINSLKKEGTFTTSTVFALPTKETFVGLENYTYGIFKMNFLSSLGYSLLITLTSVVLILLCCSMTGWYLTRVNNKLSKFMNLLIVFSMVVPFQMVMFTLSKTADTLKLNTPWNICIIYLGFGAGLAVFMFTGFMKSVPIEIEEAAMIDGCNPIQIFFKIVFPILKPTMISTAILETMWVWNDYLLPTLVLDIKKYRTIPMAIQYFRGGYGRVELAPMMACIIIAIIPIILLYITCQKYIIEGVVAGAVKG
- a CDS encoding carbohydrate ABC transporter permease; translated protein: MQKAISKYWPVFVLPTLIAFIIGFIWPFIWGIYLSFQRFTTVSKTTFVGIQNYISVFQDSTFLHAFGFTAAFTVLSTVLINVCAFAIALVLTRGIKGTNLFRTVYFMPNLIGGILLGYIWQILLNGVLANLQRPLLALDAKAGFVGLIILMCWQQIGYMMIIYVAGLQSVPGDLIEAAKIDGASDHEILFKIKLPMVMPSITICTFLTLTNSFKLFDQNVALTAGEPANASEMLALNIYNTFYGRSGAQWKGIGQAKAVIFFLIVVVISMIQLHFTRSKEVQQ